In Gemmata obscuriglobus, a single genomic region encodes these proteins:
- a CDS encoding TIGR02996 domain-containing protein — protein sequence MSDESAFLRLICEQPDDDTVRLVYADWLEEHGQAARASYIRGEVELANTPPGTDADERRRAVLFARRAELLKAHGAQWLEPFIPFARKESFARGFVQTVEVPANLFLQHAERWFALTPLTRVKFTTCRIWDQVSGAYAWWTEPLFKSPLLSRLERIDMEGLELTARDLKLLGEHPDLSRLRELFLADNEIGSEGAVVLANMPQLRALESLDVRGNRITDRGARALAQSEHLGKLKELRITKNSIRDRNWAVLEERFGNALS from the coding sequence ATGAGCGACGAATCGGCCTTCCTCAGACTGATCTGCGAGCAGCCGGACGACGACACCGTCCGGCTGGTGTACGCCGACTGGCTCGAAGAGCACGGACAGGCGGCCCGGGCGTCGTACATCCGGGGGGAGGTGGAGCTGGCGAACACCCCGCCCGGCACCGACGCCGACGAGCGCCGCCGGGCGGTGCTGTTCGCGCGCCGGGCCGAGCTGTTGAAGGCGCACGGCGCCCAGTGGCTGGAGCCGTTCATCCCGTTCGCCCGCAAGGAGTCGTTCGCCCGTGGGTTCGTGCAGACGGTCGAGGTGCCCGCGAACCTGTTCCTCCAGCACGCGGAGCGGTGGTTCGCGCTCACCCCGCTGACCCGGGTGAAGTTCACCACGTGCCGCATCTGGGACCAGGTGAGCGGCGCGTACGCGTGGTGGACCGAGCCGCTGTTCAAGTCGCCGCTGCTGTCGCGCCTGGAGCGCATCGACATGGAGGGGCTGGAGCTGACCGCCCGCGACTTGAAGCTGCTCGGCGAGCACCCGGACCTGTCGCGGCTCCGCGAGCTGTTCCTGGCCGACAACGAGATCGGGAGCGAAGGGGCGGTCGTGCTGGCGAACATGCCCCAGTTGCGGGCGCTGGAGTCGCTGGACGTGCGCGGCAACCGCATCACCGACCGCGGCGCGCGGGCGCTGGCCCAGAGCGAGCACCTGGGGAAGCTGAAGGAGCTGCGCATCACGAAGAACTCGATCCGCGACCGCAACTGGGCGGTGCTGGAGGAGCGGTTCGGGAACGCACTGAGCTGA